Sequence from the Paenibacillus tundrae genome:
ATACTTAAGCCCGATGGTCATCACTACGGCTACGCTGCCTGTAAGACAGAAACGGAAATGATCTGGATTCATTTTCAAACCTATGGCAGCTGGAGAGAGTCTTCGAACATGGACGAATGCTTAGCTAATCAAGCCGAACTAATTCAGACACACAAGGTAAGTGCGTATCTGAATCACTGTGATGTCTGTTCCATCTTCATCCCCAAACATATGCGTATTACAACTAAAGATATGGAACTGTTAGAGCATTTCTCTCAGCTCGATCAGGAGCCTCAGTCCATGCGCAATTGGAAACGGCAGGCGACTTTTCAGCAGTTTATGCAGCACCTGGACCTTGGACTGTCCTCACTAACCGACGTTGCTGCCATCCGGATTGCCGAGAAAGTTGAACTCTATATCCGTCGCAATTACCCTCTACCGATCTCCAATCCGATGCTGCAAAAGGAACTCAACTACCATCCAAACTATCTCGCACGCAGCATGCTGAAAGTGTATGGGATGACACCTATGGAATATCTGCTACATTACAGAATTGAACAGGCCAAAAAGCTGCTGCTGCAAACCGCCTGGCCCGTTGCCCGGATCGCAGAAGAGATTGGCTTCAATCACGTATCCTACTTCTCTTCATGTTTTGCCAAAAGAGAGGGTATCTCTCCTTCCAACTTCCGGAGCAAGTTCAACAACACAGAAATTAAATCAACGACTCATTCTGGACGGATGCTCTGAAAATAAAAAAGCGTCCGCTCACCAGATATTACGTTATCCTGCAACGCGATCTCTGAGTGTATCAGACGCTTCCCTCTTTGCTTATCAATTAAAGAATTACTTTTCAACGTAAGCTTACCTAGCCAGTTTTGTTCACTCACACTCTATCATCCTGTTAGATAGTCCCTTTATTCGCACTCCCGAATCCAAACGCTCATTTCTCCTTCATCCCGGTTGGCCCAAGTAAAGTATGGAATGAAGCGAAGCTCGGCTGGCTGGATATCCCATTGAACATCACTGCGATATAAATGTGTTCCCCAGTCATCATCGGATACCATTCGCCGTCCAATCGTTGTAAGTGCCGGAACCCCCAGAGGCATCCGCCCCCCGCTACCAATAGAAAACTGGGTCTTCCGGGGCAACTGAATGCGATGCAATCCGCGGCCATTATCGACTTCTTCGAGACAATACATAAACGGTCCCCGCTGTAAGGCTACTTTACCGAAAGTGGCTCTGATGTGATCGTGCCCTTTCATTCGCAGCAATTCCATAGGGAAGTGAAGCCTGATCTCATCACCGGATTTCCACGTACGGGTCACCTTCATATAACCGGATTCAAGAATAAACCCATCCTGATCTGTTTTCTCCCCATTAATCCACAGCTCGGGATTCACGCACCAGTCCGGTTTTCTCAGAGCTACTGTAAACTCCATTCCCTCCGAGGAGTCGGGTCGAACAATCAGCTTCACTTCTCCGGTGGAAGTATAGTCAGAGTCCATGGTTAGCCTTGCTCTTCTATCCTCAAGTGTGAATTCTGCTTCTCCGCCAATGTACAACTGCACATATAACGTAGCTTGTTCCACAACCGGGGTAAATACATATTGATCCAATGAGGCGAGTAATCGTGCAATGTTCGGTGGACAGCAGGCACAACCGAACCACCCTTGCCTACGTGTTCTTACATGGGCATAATTAGGATTCAGACGTTGAATCTCCGGATCGACTTCAAGTGGATTTACATAGAAAAAGCGTTGACCATCCAGGGACATTCCACTAATCACCGTATTATATAGGGCTCGCTCCATAACATCCGCGTACCGGCTATCTTGATTCAGCTGTAACATGCGCTTCGCCCAAAAGATCAGGCCAATTGAGGCACAGGTCTCTGCGTAGGCTGTATCTCCCGGTAGATCATAATCGCCTGTAAATGCTTCTTCTTTGGCTGATGAACCAATGCTTCCCGTAATATACATTCGCTTGCTTACAATGTTGCTCCACAACCGTTCACTGGCTTCTCTCAGTGATGTATCTCCCGTCTCAGCAGCTACATCCGTCATAGCTGCACACATGTAAACCAGTCGAACAGCATGGCCTTCTGCTGTTGACTGCTCCCTAACGGGGAGATGGGACTGGGAGTAAGTGTGCCGGTGAACCATGTCCAACTCGCTAAAATGTATGGTACGCCCCCGTTTTTCCCATTCCTCTACAAAAAAATGCGGACTCGCTCCGCGCTGATCCAGAAAATAACGGCTCAATTCAAGATATTTCTTTTCCCGTGTCGCTTCATACAGTTTGAAGAGCGCAAGTTCAATCTCCTGATGCCCATCATAACCTGGCAATTGTCCCGGTTCAGCACCAAACACAGTGCCTATATGATCCGCTAGGCGAATAACTACATCCAGGAGCATACGCTTACCCGTGGCATGATAATACGCCACACCCGCCTCAATCATATGTCCTGCACAATATAGTTCATGGCACTCGGCGAGATTCGTCCAGCGCGCTCCGGGTTCACGCAAGGTAAAGTACGTGTTCAGATAACCATCGGGTTGCTGTGCCCGGGCTATGGTCTCAATAACGGAATCCACAAGGACTTCCAGTTCAGGGTCGGGCTTCGCAGAGAGGAGGTATGCCGCTGCCTCAATCCATTTCGCAACATCGCTGTCCTGAAACACCATGCCATAATGAACACCCTCTTCCTCCCCTGCTGCAATGCGGAAATTTCGAATAGCCCGACTGGGTTCTGCTCCTTCAATACGGTCATTGAGCGCTTCCCATTGATAAGGAACAACCACACTGCGCACCAACTCAATATAGTGTGACCAGAATGGATCATTAATTTTATGACTATAGACTGGTGTCTGAGGATGATGCCGGACATCTGGTTTTGTCATGAGAACCTCTCCTTGTTCTACTTAATATCCTTATTTTACAAATCATTACATCAGCGCGAAATCATCATTTACAACTGAAATTTACATAATTACAACCTTCTACGACGGCAGCAAATAACCATGATCAGAATCTGCGAATACGAGCATCATTTTCATGTCCTTTCCAACAATTGATATAACAAAAAAGCCGCTAAACTAGCGACTTCAATTGGGAGACTTTGCCGTTATCTTACAGAAAGTCGGTGCTACTAAACCGTGAATCGATATTTGGCAGGAGTGATTCCATGCTCTCGTTTGAATATACGTACAAAATAGTTTAATTCCATACCTACCATTGTCGCGATCTCACCTACAGACAACTCTGAATGTTCAGATAGAAGCTCTGCCCCTCTGTGTAATCGAAGGCGTTGCAGGTAGTGACTGGGATTCACGCCATATATCTCTTTGAACTTACGTTGAAAATGTTGCTTGGAATAACCGACCGTATCGGCAATATTAGCAAGGCTTAGATTTTCCATATAATGCTGCTCCATATATTGTACCGAGGCGCGAAGCATCTCTTTCGCGTTTGTGGTGCTTCGATAGTTTTGCATTGGTTTCTCGCTTTGAGTCGTTGTAGCGATGGACGTTAACATACTATATATTTTCGTAGAGGCCTTATGATAAGGGTCGCTCTCCTCAGGATCACTTACATGCCATAGCTCCCTGATATCTGATTCAAGCTGCTGTATCTTTGGTTCATTTACTGAGATTGATTTCATGATTGGAAGTTGTAGTGCGTTAACAAGGGACTCAACAAAGCTTCCCTCAATGCCCATAAATCCTAATAGCCAGGGTTCATTTGCTGATGGACCATAATCATGAGCGAGTTTGCTAGGCACAAATAAGATATCTCCCCTTCTCATCTTGATATAAGGCATGTTCTCAAAATGAAAGGCACCTGATCCTGCAAAGCAAATCATACATTGAAATGTTGGATAACCAATAGGCCGATGCATCATGTGCTGGTGATGTAATCCGCAGCTATATAATGACAAAGGTAATTCAATCTTGCCTTTATTATGAAAAAGCCTGAATGGTAACATGCTCCTCTTAGATCTCCTTCAAAATGAGACTACAATACGATATTGAAGTACTATAATCTGGCGGATGTTGTGTTCTAATCTTAGACTCGTTCAATTATACCATTTTTAAATAAAACCAGGATCCTCTCAAATAGAGGTTCCTGGTTTTAAATTCCTGAATTCAAGGAATATGAAGGCTGTTTAATACATTTGCGATATTTTCAAATCTGCTGTATAACATCCCTACTTAGCGGTTCTTACACTCAAAATTCTCGATAGAAATCGTTTCGCATTTCCGATACCGCAAGGTAACAATCTTTACCGGTGAGCAATCTTGCTGGTACCCTCCACACATCTCCGTAATAATAACTGTCAGCAACGAGTTCTTCATCTGCGTAAATTTGAGCAACATCGCCATAATAATCAATATCTAAGAATCCTTCGGATCCTGTGACGGTGATCTTTTGCCACTTAACTTCTCTATCACCGCCCATATGCAGTTGCTCTGTATGTTTCGGTTCAAATGGAGGTTGTTCTACATCTTCGAACGTAATTGCAGGTGCTGTATAAGATTGCTGAATGGATCTCTGATTAAAGCTTACACCATTCCAATGCCAATATTGAAACCCACCGTCTTCCACAGAACGAATTTCGTTATCAGCTTTGTACAGATCACATCCATCGCCTACATAAAGCTCTCCATCCAGTCTGCGCAGATATCGTGCCTGATCCCAGCTCAGGGTAACCACTGTAGTGCCGTTGACCTGAAATGCAGAATCAAGCCCTGCTTGAGCTGTTATATTCTGTCCATCACTGAATTGATATTCGGGTGTAATTCCAGGTATTTGCGCAAAGAAGTAGGTATCTCCTTCTCTGCATAACGGTTGCACAGTGCCATAGTCGAGAACAATACCCGACAACTCCATACGGAACGGCATGAAGAAACTCACTTCTCCACACACATTAATTGACGGGAATATGACACGGCCTGTATCAATGACAACGTTCCGCACATCCTGAAGCTGAGTAAGCCTTTGATAATGATTAACAAATACATATCCACTCACACCATCTGTCCGCATCACATAACGCAATGATGTAGTATCCTCTCTTGAAACTGAATTCTCCGCTTCCACTCTGGTCATCGGTGCGAGTGTCTCCTCAAAGTCCTGTACGAACAAGTGCAGAATATTCAGCAGTCTGTACTGTTCTCGAACTTCGCCATACTCCGATAAAGCACACTGAAAATCATATGAAAGAATGGGATAATCGTTCGGATACCCTGTTGCTTTTGATTCCTGAAAAGTCGACAGCTTGCCAATTTTATTGGTTCCGCCATGGTACATATAGTAGCCAATCAGATTGTTACCATCACCAATCTTTACCAGCGATATGCTATAAATATCCATACCTCTAATTCGTGGTCTACGGTGATGTGTAACTTGAATACCTCCACCCAATTCGCAAGTTGCAAATGGATATCGTTCATACGGCAATCGCCACTGCCCATCATCTTCAATTTCTTGTGGAAGGAGATCTGCTCCTATGCCTGTGTCATTTCTCATACCCGTAAAGAAATAATGAGGAGATGGCGGAAGTTGATCTAGGTGATCGTCCCATGGAGCATCACAGTATCCTCCGAATACAGGAAACACTTCATCTACTGGTATTCGCGCTCCCTCAACAGCATTCCAACCAGTTACCGTATATATGGGGGCAATCATGCCACAATCCACAGCCATTTCTTTTAGTGTAGCCAGATGCTCGGCATCATTTGTTAACTCATTCTCTAACTGCACAGCAATGATGTTTCCACCATCTTTGTAGAAAAGTCCTTGTACCTGCTTCGAAATATTCTCATAGAAGGTACGTACTTTCTTAAGATATTCTGGATTGTTTTCACGCAGCTTAAATGGTTTTTGGAGCAGCCAGTCCGGAAGTCCTCCGTTTCTGCATTCACCATGTGCCCATGGTCCAATCCTTATGACAGCTTCAAGCCCGGCCTTCTTACATTCCAATATAAAAGCACGAAGATCATTGTCACCCGAGAAGTCGAATACCCCTTCGCTCTCTTCATGGTAGATCCAGAACACATAGCTAGATACAAGCGTAATTCCGCCTGCTTTCATTTTACACAGCTCTTTATACCAGTCGCTTCGATCATATCTGGAATAATGAAATTCACCCATGACCGGAATAGAAGGCTTGCCACTACGTGTAATATATAAACTTGTTACATCAATCTTTTCTCCTGCAGGATTTTCCCCACCAAGATTTAAATGATTTTGTAAAACTTCAGGTTTCTGATATTTTTTGAATGTATACATTAAAGTCTTCCTCTCTTCATTTGAATCATGTCTTATACTGATGTCATTGTAACGTAGAGAAAGATTGATACGTTAGGATTATCATGATGATAAATAGCACAAAATGAACAATTGTATGAAAGTAAGTATGTAAATTGAAATGTCAGTAGGTCATAGTGAAGTTAGAGAACAAAAAAACCTTGAAAGCAATTAGCACATCAAGGTAACTCAAACTAACCTATATAAATTAACTCATTATAACAAGGATCCCAGTCCCCTAATTATCTTCAATGATGGAGTTTACAGTCTGTATTAATAAAAGGATTGGGTTTGACGTGTGCCGACTTGGCCACCGTCAAATTGGGCGTCTATACCATATCGATAGAAAAAATACGGGCTGAGTATCCTATTTTGCATCGTTGCATGCGCTTCTATGACACATTGAGGATCAGATACAAGCTGCTCGATCAATGGAATCTCGTGCTGTGTAATATAGTCAGTAATCGATAGGATACTATCCCTAAACGCCTCTTTACCAAATAATTCATACCATGTTATCTCCGAATGTTGATAGTAGCTTTCCGGTAAAACTGTATGTGCCTTTCTTTTGTTATGCGTGACATTACAGTGCACCATGACTTCTATACTGGTTCCAGCTACATTATGTCTATTAGCCTGAAGATAGATGGAGATCATAAATTCCTGCGTTTTCAGCTCGAGTGCTTTGCGGGATTTTACATATTTAAAGCCAACGAGTGGCAACAAGTCCTGTAGCGCTTTTAACGTAAACTCTATTAACTCATGGGCGGAGGTCTGCTCGCTAAATGCATACTGACTAAGAATAGAGTCTATGCTTGCTTCTATACTTAATTCCTTACTTCCACGTGGACTAACGTTCTTGTTCATTCTAGATCACTCCTTTTAAAAAGAAAGCAACAACCTTACAGCCAAGCCAAGGTTACTATAAAGTGGAACTCATCGTCAATCAAGTCACATGAGTGATACATGCCCGTAAAGACTTGTCTACTTTTTGTTTAACATTATTTTACAGGGGTAACAAATTAACGATGATAATAATCCATTAACGCCGCATGGAAACCTTTAGCGGTCGGACTATGTTCTCGATTTTTATGAGTAATCAGGCCGTGAGTAAAGCTCATTGTTGGTGCAAAGGGGAGAATCTGCAGGGTACCCGTCTCGAGTTCATTCAGAATTGCTATTTCAGGGATCAGGGCGAACCCTTTACCGCAGCCTACATATTGTTTAATCATCTCCAGACTGGGCAGCTCTAACGCATCTTTGACTGTAACGCCAGCTTCTTTCAAAACATCCACGGCAGACGTATGGTACAAGCATGATGTGCCGTTACTGATGAAAAGTTGATTATTCAGAATCTGCGCTCCTAAGTCTCTCACGTTCTGAGCGATTTGCTCCGATGCAACCAACACAATCGTTTCTTCCACAATAGGATAAAAATGTAGCTCATGACGATTGGGGTTCTGTGGAACGATGCCGTAATCCAACTCATAGTCCAATACACTATTCAGAATGTCCTGATGTGTCCCATGTTCTATGCGCAAATTTACATTTGGCATGTTTCGTGTGTATTCCTGTATGAAAGGAAGCATACGTGTAAGAAAAAAAGATTCTTGTGTTCGAATACGTATCGTACCAGAAGGCTCATCCAGCTCATGGATATGTTCATCAAGAGATTGAATCAAATGCACATACTGATACGCATATTTGGCAAATACCTTTCCTGCATCCGTTAACTCTATCCCTCTTGGATAGCGATGTACTAATTTATGTCCAATAATCTTCTCTAACTGCTGGATGTGAGTTGTCACAGTAGATTGCACATAACCTAAACGTTCAGCAGCTCGACTGAAGCTTTTTTCTTCCGTTAAAGCGATGAAAGCCAGAAAAAATCGTCCTTCTAATGCATCAACCACTTCAGATCAACCTCTCTTATTTCATTTTGAAATAGTAAGCATTCGATATATTCGTTAGTCAAATAGATAGTTGTATTATACGATATCCTTAGTTGGTCGTGTTATTAAAAATAGTGAAGGAGATGTAATGTATGCAGGTTCGTTATCTGAATCAAAAGGTTGGAGATGTCGACGTTTTTTATCGCGAGGCCGGTTCTAAGGATGGTAAGGTTATTTTATTGTTACACGGCTTTCCATCTTCAAGTCATATGTTCCGTGATCTAATTCCCAAGCTTGCGGAACATTACCGGGTCATTGCTCCTGATCTTGCTGGTTTCGGACATACCCAAACGCCACCGCGTGGTCAATTTAACTTTACCTTTGATAATCTCTTCAAAGTCATTGAAGGTTTTACTCAGGCATTAGACTTGAATAAGTATGTACTATATGTATTCGATTATGGTGCACCTGTCGGGTATCGACTCGCCGCTGCTCATCCGGAGAAAGTTCAGGCGATCATTAGTCAGAATGGGAATGCTTATCTGGAAGGGTTTAGTGAAGCTTGGGGCCCTTGGGAGAACTATTGGCGCTCTCCAACACCAGAGAATCGTGAAGCATGCCGTGATTCCCTGACTCCAGAAACGATTCGTAACTTCCAATACCTGCACGGAGCAGATGCCAGCCTTGTGTCACCAGATGGGTATTCACTGGATATTGCATATATGTCACGTCCCGACGCGGAGGAGATCCAACTGGATCTGATTTTGGACTATAGAACTAATGTGGATCTTTATCCTGAGTTTCAGGCTTATTTCCGTAACTATCAACCGAAACTACTAGCTGTGTGGGGAAAAAATGACCCTGCCTTCCTTCCTGCTGGAGCTAAGGCTTATAAGCATGATCTCCCATCTGCAGAAATACATCTGCTGGATACAGGCCATTTCGCACTCGAAACACATGCTGACGAGATTGCTTCGCTTATGCTGCAATTTTTGGCTGATGTGAAATAGATCAGTCATCTAAAAAATAGGCTGAGCAAGTTAACAAAAACTAGCTCAGCCATTATTCATTATCTTTTAATTTCGCATATAGATTCGTTTATCGAACACACCATATCTTCTTTCAGTTAATTTATTTTATTGAACCGTATATCCACCATCAACGGATATAGCCTGACCAATGATATAGCTTGCGGAAGAAGAGCATAACCAAAGTACAACGGAAGCTACTTCCTCTGGTTTCGCTAAACGA
This genomic interval carries:
- a CDS encoding glycoside hydrolase family 127 protein, translating into MTKPDVRHHPQTPVYSHKINDPFWSHYIELVRSVVVPYQWEALNDRIEGAEPSRAIRNFRIAAGEEEGVHYGMVFQDSDVAKWIEAAAYLLSAKPDPELEVLVDSVIETIARAQQPDGYLNTYFTLREPGARWTNLAECHELYCAGHMIEAGVAYYHATGKRMLLDVVIRLADHIGTVFGAEPGQLPGYDGHQEIELALFKLYEATREKKYLELSRYFLDQRGASPHFFVEEWEKRGRTIHFSELDMVHRHTYSQSHLPVREQSTAEGHAVRLVYMCAAMTDVAAETGDTSLREASERLWSNIVSKRMYITGSIGSSAKEEAFTGDYDLPGDTAYAETCASIGLIFWAKRMLQLNQDSRYADVMERALYNTVISGMSLDGQRFFYVNPLEVDPEIQRLNPNYAHVRTRRQGWFGCACCPPNIARLLASLDQYVFTPVVEQATLYVQLYIGGEAEFTLEDRRARLTMDSDYTSTGEVKLIVRPDSSEGMEFTVALRKPDWCVNPELWINGEKTDQDGFILESGYMKVTRTWKSGDEIRLHFPMELLRMKGHDHIRATFGKVALQRGPFMYCLEEVDNGRGLHRIQLPRKTQFSIGSGGRMPLGVPALTTIGRRMVSDDDWGTHLYRSDVQWDIQPAELRFIPYFTWANRDEGEMSVWIRECE
- a CDS encoding beta-galactosidase translates to MYTFKKYQKPEVLQNHLNLGGENPAGEKIDVTSLYITRSGKPSIPVMGEFHYSRYDRSDWYKELCKMKAGGITLVSSYVFWIYHEESEGVFDFSGDNDLRAFILECKKAGLEAVIRIGPWAHGECRNGGLPDWLLQKPFKLRENNPEYLKKVRTFYENISKQVQGLFYKDGGNIIAVQLENELTNDAEHLATLKEMAVDCGMIAPIYTVTGWNAVEGARIPVDEVFPVFGGYCDAPWDDHLDQLPPSPHYFFTGMRNDTGIGADLLPQEIEDDGQWRLPYERYPFATCELGGGIQVTHHRRPRIRGMDIYSISLVKIGDGNNLIGYYMYHGGTNKIGKLSTFQESKATGYPNDYPILSYDFQCALSEYGEVREQYRLLNILHLFVQDFEETLAPMTRVEAENSVSREDTTSLRYVMRTDGVSGYVFVNHYQRLTQLQDVRNVVIDTGRVIFPSINVCGEVSFFMPFRMELSGIVLDYGTVQPLCREGDTYFFAQIPGITPEYQFSDGQNITAQAGLDSAFQVNGTTVVTLSWDQARYLRRLDGELYVGDGCDLYKADNEIRSVEDGGFQYWHWNGVSFNQRSIQQSYTAPAITFEDVEQPPFEPKHTEQLHMGGDREVKWQKITVTGSEGFLDIDYYGDVAQIYADEELVADSYYYGDVWRVPARLLTGKDCYLAVSEMRNDFYREF
- a CDS encoding alpha/beta fold hydrolase yields the protein MQVRYLNQKVGDVDVFYREAGSKDGKVILLLHGFPSSSHMFRDLIPKLAEHYRVIAPDLAGFGHTQTPPRGQFNFTFDNLFKVIEGFTQALDLNKYVLYVFDYGAPVGYRLAAAHPEKVQAIISQNGNAYLEGFSEAWGPWENYWRSPTPENREACRDSLTPETIRNFQYLHGADASLVSPDGYSLDIAYMSRPDAEEIQLDLILDYRTNVDLYPEFQAYFRNYQPKLLAVWGKNDPAFLPAGAKAYKHDLPSAEIHLLDTGHFALETHADEIASLMLQFLADVK
- a CDS encoding AraC family transcriptional regulator; the protein is MLPFRLFHNKGKIELPLSLYSCGLHHQHMMHRPIGYPTFQCMICFAGSGAFHFENMPYIKMRRGDILFVPSKLAHDYGPSANEPWLLGFMGIEGSFVESLVNALQLPIMKSISVNEPKIQQLESDIRELWHVSDPEESDPYHKASTKIYSMLTSIATTTQSEKPMQNYRSTTNAKEMLRASVQYMEQHYMENLSLANIADTVGYSKQHFQRKFKEIYGVNPSHYLQRLRLHRGAELLSEHSELSVGEIATMVGMELNYFVRIFKREHGITPAKYRFTV
- a CDS encoding helix-turn-helix transcriptional regulator: MDSPILHFITPPIPYFIDCGRAYYEAGEYHISRSDIGVFDLIVVTRGSLAISENGTEWLLKQGEALILKPDGHHYGYAACKTETEMIWIHFQTYGSWRESSNMDECLANQAELIQTHKVSAYLNHCDVCSIFIPKHMRITTKDMELLEHFSQLDQEPQSMRNWKRQATFQQFMQHLDLGLSSLTDVAAIRIAEKVELYIRRNYPLPISNPMLQKELNYHPNYLARSMLKVYGMTPMEYLLHYRIEQAKKLLLQTAWPVARIAEEIGFNHVSYFSSCFAKREGISPSNFRSKFNNTEIKSTTHSGRML
- a CDS encoding LysR family transcriptional regulator; the protein is MVDALEGRFFLAFIALTEEKSFSRAAERLGYVQSTVTTHIQQLEKIIGHKLVHRYPRGIELTDAGKVFAKYAYQYVHLIQSLDEHIHELDEPSGTIRIRTQESFFLTRMLPFIQEYTRNMPNVNLRIEHGTHQDILNSVLDYELDYGIVPQNPNRHELHFYPIVEETIVLVASEQIAQNVRDLGAQILNNQLFISNGTSCLYHTSAVDVLKEAGVTVKDALELPSLEMIKQYVGCGKGFALIPEIAILNELETGTLQILPFAPTMSFTHGLITHKNREHSPTAKGFHAALMDYYHR